A genome region from Candidatus Protochlamydia phocaeensis includes the following:
- a CDS encoding F-box protein — protein sequence MRLPSFLSSCFGSKNEIEIKEVKEKKDLTITEINYGELEDFKGTTVQDKVCHVYTAHVMKQDECSVHYLPIDVLADIFQTFPLKSLCQLRLVCRQWRQIIDKRLFCSHRALFKALTMAIKPNQIYSIKHLSFNNLSIQARFKGRTHVIKLDMSKTKLIVVSLKQRKSATKYTSKHPSDVQFQESLALTEDTKKAIPVIYSLRNTGMLSGNPDLLVSIQEVTMTILNDQLSSKQRETYEIFLSKLNKEITEKRAKGKEGEGRKKIQSYL from the coding sequence ATGAGGCTCCCTAGTTTCCTGTCTTCTTGTTTTGGCAGTAAAAATGAGATAGAAATAAAGGAAGTAAAGGAAAAAAAAGATCTTACGATCACTGAAATAAACTATGGTGAACTGGAGGATTTTAAGGGCACTACCGTCCAAGATAAAGTCTGTCACGTCTATACAGCCCATGTCATGAAACAGGACGAATGTTCCGTTCATTATTTGCCCATCGACGTCCTTGCCGATATATTCCAAACATTTCCCTTAAAATCGCTTTGCCAACTAAGACTTGTTTGCCGTCAATGGCGTCAAATTATTGATAAACGTCTCTTTTGCTCCCATCGTGCGTTATTTAAAGCTTTGACAATGGCTATCAAACCGAATCAAATTTATTCCATTAAACATCTTTCCTTTAATAATCTTTCTATTCAAGCCAGGTTTAAAGGGCGGACGCACGTCATCAAGCTGGATATGAGCAAGACAAAATTAATTGTCGTTTCTTTGAAACAAAGAAAGAGTGCTACTAAATATACTTCTAAGCATCCAAGCGATGTGCAATTCCAAGAAAGCCTTGCGCTTACAGAAGACACAAAAAAGGCTATTCCGGTTATATATTCGCTCCGCAATACAGGCATGCTTTCAGGCAATCCAGACCTTCTTGTTAGCATACAGGAAGTGACAATGACCATTCTGAATGATCAGCTTTCGTCCAAGCAAAGAGAAACTTACGAAATTTTCTTGAGCAAACTTAATAAAGAAATCACTGAAAAGAGAGCGAAAGGAAAAGAAGGCGAAGGCCGCAAAAAAATACAAAGCTATTTGTAA